The region ggccgtagatgtccctatGCAAAGTCAACTCCGATATAAGTGCCCGTCGAATAAgagtgtgattttcttctccttttccaaGCAAACcggcaacggcccgatatccataATTACCTTCGGTACCCACATCAACtatattatcaatatatttgtgcataaatagcggcatctcatcaatgtagatcatGGGAGGCTTTTTAATCGGAGGTGTGTGAGGCGGTTTCGATATACGTGCTCCTTTGTTAGCACTACCCTTGGATTTTGGTGTGAGTGAATCCGGGATCAACGCATCAACATGTTCAATGTAAGAAGGATCTCGTTTAGTTGATGTTTCATCTTGGGTAGTTTTCGGCTTTTTAGGCGCACCTTTGGTTGTAACGGTTGAGATGGCGTTTTCCAATCGGTGGTCCCCgaaaatgcaatttttcgcaattgttcttttatgtgcaatttcatggtgtcatccgctttagaaaacttatccattatctcttccaactcgtcggagatggtaatATTGGATTCACCCTCCTTTGTCGGTTCGAAATCATCAAAACAGAGCTTTTTCCAATGATCAATTACTTCATCCATGCGTATCGGGgaattcaacttcatctttttagaaagtatacaagcacgtGGAAGCCTGTAGGTTTTTCTAATTGTACACCCACATTTTGAACTATCCAAACCGGTCGTTTCCGCCCGCTTCACTTCATGAAAAACACAACTCAATCCGGCACGAGATATGTTGTGAATCAATTGCAAGTAGAGATTTTTTCCCTTAAACCGGTGTCCCACAACTGTCTTGCTCCGATCAAATGATGATTGAATTTCattatgttgattttggagcatttggttcacaGTGTCCCATCCCCTACACAAAtcccccttgctatcacccaaccatttcTTCAATGCCGCATGTGCgaattcaactcggttagttgtagtgcaaccaagatgtcttactcgatccgtccaagcacaaataaatttttctttctttgtcaaGGATAGTACTTTCGAAGTAATGACAAAAAGTGTTCAACCGCAATGGAAGTACTTTCTTTTTCAAGAATTGTACCACTTTCTCGGTATACAACTCTTCGGAAtgtgcatctaaaatctccctccatACGGCCATAATCTTGTCCACCACAACACCAGCTTTGATGATGTTTCCGTTGTCATCCTTTCTCTCTTTCGTGCCAACTGCAACTTTGAGCTTACTTCTCACATTGCacgttatgtgataccgacaaagtaatgcGATCAATGTCGGGAAGAAGGTAGCGACCGTATTCATCAAAGCATTATCTCGGTTGGTAACACTGAGACTAGGCAGAttcttttgatcaaccaacaaagacttacATATTCCCAACgcccatgtaaagttatcttctttctcacattccaaaaaaataaattcaacCGAATATGTCTTGTCCGTGGAGGTCACACCAACAATTTCTAGA is a window of Vicia villosa cultivar HV-30 ecotype Madison, WI unplaced genomic scaffold, Vvil1.0 ctg.000733F_1_1, whole genome shotgun sequence DNA encoding:
- the LOC131630788 gene encoding uncharacterized protein LOC131630788; the encoded protein is MVHPDNIVADELEVLEEVNVDNGPKEPVNNVKTITVAVDLHGHPIACRLSREEKDVISELSTIKVSPRNILADLKRKNPESVSNIKQKEDNFTWALGICKSLLVDQKNLPSLSVTNRDNALMNTVATFFPTLIALLCRYHITCNVRSKLKVAVGTKERKDDNGNIIKAGVVVDKIMAVWREILDAHSEELYTEKVVQFLKKKKWLGDSKGDLCRGWDTVNQMLQNQHNEIQSSFDRSKTVVGHRFKGKNLYLQLIHNISRAGLSCVFHEVKRAETTGLDSSKCGCTIRKTYRLPRACILSKKMKLNSPIRMDEVIDHWKKLCFDDFEPTKEGESNITISDETIAKNCIFGDHRLENAISTVTTKGAPKKPKTTQDETSTKRDPSYIEHVDALIPDSLTPKSKGSANKGALDVGTEGNYGYRAVAGLLGKGEENHTLIRRALISELTLHRDIYGRLYEKQ